The DNA region CATGTTCTGTCGTCTCAAGGACTTCCGGCGGATCGCCACCCGTTACGACAAACGCGCCGACGTCTTCCTCTCCGGCGTGTTCTTGGCCGCCGCCGTAGTATGGTGGGCCAATTGAGTCCGGACCCTAGAGCGTAGTTCCATAATATGGAACCGCTGCGCCGGAGGGATTTTGCGTCACGGGCAGGAGCGGGGCGAAGCCCGTAGCGGTGCTTACGGGCAAGCTCCGCGACGAACCCGTGCCGCAAAAGCCCCCGGCCCGCAAGGGGTTGCGCCGTGGCGGGCGCCCGCTTCGTTGCGCCGCTCGACCGATGCTCCGGCATCGCTCTTCGCGGCGCGCCTGGCGGATCGCCGCGCCACGGCGCAACGCAGCCGATTCTATATTATGGAACTACGCTCTAGGTCCCGACGGCGCGCGCCGCGCGCGTTGCCCGCGTATCTTGTCCTCTGGCGCGAACGCCTTATCTTATTGATCCGAGCGACCGCCGCCCACCGGTGATTCCGATGTTGAGATCGTTTTTTCTCCATTTCTTGACCGCGATTTCGCTGTTCGCCGCGACGGCTCTCGCGCTGCAACCCGGCGCCGCCCGCGCCAAGGTGTTCGGCGCGGAAAGCTTCACGCTCGCCAACGGGCTCACGGTTGTGGTTGTGCCCAATCCGCGCGCGCCGGTGGTCAAGCACATGATCTGGTATCGGGTCGGCGGCGCCGACGAGGGCGCGGGCGAATCGGGCATTGCCCATTTCCTCGAACACCTGATGTTTAAGGGCACCAAGCAGCGCCCGGCCGGCGAATTTTCACGCCTGGTGGCGAAGAACGGCGGGCGCGAGAACGCCTTCACCTCCTACGACTACACCGCCTATCACCAGACCATCGCCAAGGACCGGCTCGAAATGGTGATGGCCTTGGAGGCCGAGCGCATGACCGGCCTCGTCATCACCCCCGACGAGGTCGAGCGCGAGCGCCTGGTGGTGCTGGAGGAGCGCCGCACCCGTACCGACAACAACCCGTCGAGCCGGCTGCGCGAGCAAATGGCGGCGGTGCAGTTCTACAACTATCCCTACCGGCGGCCGGTCATCGGCTGGGAGCACGAAATCCGCGCCCTCGACCGCGAACGCATTCTCGCCTTCTACCGGCGCTGGTACGCGCCCAATAACGCGGTGCTGGTGGTGGCGGGCGACATCACCGCCGCCGAACTGAAGCCGCTCGCCGAAAAATACTACGGCCCGATTCCCGCCGCCGCGCCCGTCGTTCGCGCCCGCCCCGACGAGCCGCCGCAGACCGCCGCGCGCGAGGTGATCCTGCGCGACCCGCGCGTACCGCAGCCGTCGTGGTCGAGGAGCTGGCTTGCGCCGTCGCTCCTGTGGGGCGCCAAG from Rhodospirillales bacterium includes:
- a CDS encoding insulinase family protein, which codes for MLRSFFLHFLTAISLFAATALALQPGAARAKVFGAESFTLANGLTVVVVPNPRAPVVKHMIWYRVGGADEGAGESGIAHFLEHLMFKGTKQRPAGEFSRLVAKNGGRENAFTSYDYTAYHQTIAKDRLEMVMALEAERMTGLVITPDEVERERLVVLEERRTRTDNNPSSRLREQMAAVQFYNYPYRRPVIGWEHEIRALDRERILAFYRRWYAPNNAVLVVAGDITAAELKPLAEKYYGPIPAAAPVVRARPDEPPQTAAREVILRDPRVPQPSWSRSWLAPSLLWGAKEHAYALEVLAEILGGGGTSRLYQALVLDAGIADGAGAFYDSSTRGPSRFGFYASPRREVAPEKVEQAVEAEIAKILANGVDPDEVARAKTRMKAAALLARDSLDTGAQTLGAALALGLTVEDVESWPERIDAVTRDQVNAAARFVLAGSGHVTGRLLPAAKE
- a CDS encoding IS5/IS1182 family transposase; protein product: MFCRLKDFRRIATRYDKRADVFLSGVFLAAAVVWWAN